CCCGCAACGCCGCCGAACAGCTGCGTCTGGAGCAGGCGGTCGGCTCGGTCGAAGTGGGCAAGTTCGCCGACCTGATCGTGCTGGAGAAGAACTTCATGCAGGTGCCGGAGGAAGAGCTGGCGCGCAATCAGGTGTTGCTGACCCTGGTCGGCGGCAAGGTGGTCTTCGCCAAGGATCAGTTCGCTCCGCTGACCACCGCCAACAAGTGAGATCTGCCGCAGTCGTGTTGATCCGCCAGGTGCCGAAGCGGCAAGGGCGATCAGCCATCGGCTGCTGACCCATAACAATAAGATTCAGGAATTCAAACGATGTACATGAACAAGTTGAGCATGCTCACGCTCGCCATCGCGGCGGCAACCACCCAGTTGGCCCATGCCGCGGAAGTGGTCGACGATGACTCCAAGGCTGTGGGTACCGAACTGCTGGCCCAGGGCCTGCAGGACTCCAGCCAGGCGCAGTCCAGGGGCTTTGTGGAAGACGCCAAGCTGACCCTGCTGAGCCGCAACATGGTGTTCTACAAGAACCTCCGCAACAACGATGCGGCCGCCCAGAACTACCGCAGCGACTGGTCCCAGGCGGAAATGCTGACCTACACCTCGGGTTATACCCAGGGCACGGTTGGCGTCGGTCTCGACGCCTTTGCCAATGGTGCCGTGCGCCTCAACGGTGGCGGCGGTACCGGTGGCAGCAGCAACCTGCCCGTCGACGGCAGTCACTGTGACGAGAATGCCTTCGGCGAGACGATCAGCTGCCAGGGCCAGGACAGCTACGGCATGGTCGGCGGTGCGGTGAAACTGCGCATTTCCGAGACCGAGCTGAAAGTCGGTGACCTCAATCCGCAGAGCCCGGTGTTCGGCACCTGGGACGGCTACCTGATGCCGGCGCACACCAATGGGGTGATGTTCAGCAGCAACGAGATCAAGGATCTGGCTCTGCAGGGCGGTCACTTCACTTCGGGCAACGCCGAAAACAGCAGCAACCGCGACGGCAACCTGGGCACCATCTACGGCTATACCCGGGTCGATCGCGCCGACTATATCGGCGGCGATTACACCTTCAGCGAAACCTTGTCGGGCGGCCTGCATGCGGCCAACTTCGAGGATGTCTGGCATCAGTATTACGCCGACCTCTACCACTTCCTGGCGCTGGGCGAGGGCACCTCGCTGCTGACCAGCTTCAACTACTACAAGACCGACGATGCCGGCGACGCGCGGGCGGGCGAGATCAACAACGACTCGTTCAGTGTGTCCCTGGCGCTGACCACCGGGGCGCACACCTTCACCTTCGCCCATCAGCGCATCAACGGCGACACCCCGTTCGATTACCTGGGCATCAGCGGTTTTGACGGCGCCGATAACGGCGTCAACGGTGCCAACCCGCTGGGTGCCTACAACGGCGGCGGCTCGATCTGGCTGGCCAACTCCTCGCAGTGGTGTGACTTCAACGCCCCGGGCGAGAAGTCCTACAAGCTGCAGTACGACCTCGATGCCAGCAGCCTGGGTGTGCCGGGGCTGAGCTTCATGGCGCGCTATGTCACCGGCAAGGATTCCGATGGCAGCGGCGCCGACCCGACCGGCGCCTATGCCTGGGAAGCCGGGGTGGTCGATGGCGAGGAGTGGGAGCGCGACATCCAGGTCGCCTACGTGGTGCAGGACGGCTCGGCCAAGGGACTGTCCTTCAAGTTGCGCCAGGCCACCTACCGGGGCAACAGCGCGGCCAACCTCAACGCCGGCGATGACAACGAGGAAGTGCGTTTCATCACCGAGTATCCCCTGGACATTCTGTAGTTCGGCCATGACGCCGCCGCAGGCCCGTCTGGCCTGCGGCGGCCTCCTGAATTCCGGGAGCCTGGCGCGACTGCCAGGCTCCCTCGCAACAAGAGGCACCTATGAGCAACAGCCCTGCATTTCCCACCCTGGCCCTGATCCTCGCCGCCGGCCAAGGCACGCGCATGCGTTCCAACCTGCCCAAGGTCATGCACCAGGTCGGCAACCGTCCGCTGCTCGGCCATGTGCTGGCCACCGCCGAGCAGGCCGGCATCGAGCACCTGGCCGTGGTCCTCGGCCCGGACAGCCCGGCGGTGTTCGACTACGTGCAGCAGGTGGCACCGCGTGCACGGCGCTTCGTCCAGCGTGAGCGCCTGGGCACCGCCCATGCGGTGCTGGCCGCCCGCCCGGCGTTGCAGGCGCATGCCGAGGGTTGCGTGCTGGTGCTGTTCGGCGACTCGCCACTGATCGGCGTGCACACCCTCGAGCGTCTGCGCCAGACCCTGATCGACGGCGCCGCGGTGGCGGTGGCCGGCTTTACCACCGAGCAGCCCGGCCCCTACGGTCGCCTGCTGGTGGAGGAGGGCCGGCTGAAGGCCATCCGCGAGGCCAAGGACGCCAGCCCGGAAGAACTGGCGATCAACCTGTGCAACGGCGGGGTGATGGGCTTTCGCGCCGACCACTGCCTGTGGCTGCTCGAGCGCATCGGCAATGCCAACGCCCAGGGCGAGTACTACCTCACCGACGCGGTGGAGCTGGCCAATGCCGCCGGCCTGGCGGTGGTGGCGGTGGAGGTCGAGGAAGAGGAAATCCTCGGGGTCAACGACCGCGAACAACTGCATGCCGCCGAGCAGGTATTCCAGCGCCGCCGGCGCAGCCGGGCGATGCGCGAGGGGGTGACCCTGGCCGCCGCCGACACCGTGTATTTCAGCGCCGACACCGAGCTGGAGGCCGATGTGCGCATCGAGCCCTGCGTGGTCTTCGGCCCCGGCGTGCGGGTGGGGCGCGGCGCACACATCGCCGCCTTCAGTCGCCTGGAACATATCCGTATCGAAGCGGCCGCCACGGCCTGAGGGGAGTCAGCGATGGATATCTATCAGCACCTGTACATCGACGGGCAGTGGACGCTGCCGATCCAGGGCGGCAGCTTCGCCAGCCTCGATCCGAGCGACGAGAGCCTGCTGGCCCAGGTGCCGGCGGCCACCGCCGAGGACGTCGACCGGGCCGTGCGCGCGGCTCGCCGCGCCTTCGATGATGGCCCCTGGCCGCGCCTGTCCGGCGCCCAGCGCGGCGAGGTGCTGCGCGCCATCGCTGCCGGCATTCGCCGCCGCCTGCCGCAGCTGGCGCGCCTGGAAGTGCGCGACAACGGCAAGCCGTTGCCCGAGGCCGAGTGGGACCTGGGCGATGCCGCCGGTTGCTTCGACTATTACGCCGACCTGGCCGAGGCCGCCGACCGCGCGCCACGGCAGGGCATCGCCCTGGCCGACGAGCGCTTCAGCTCCTGGGTCGAGCGCGAGCCGGTGGGCGTGGTGGGCGCCATCATTCCGTGGAACTTCCCGCTGCTGATGGCCGCCTGGAAGGTCGCCCCGGCGCTGGCCGCCGGCTGCTGCATCGTCCTCAAACCGTCCGAGCTGACGCCGCTGACGGCCCTGGAGCTGGCCGCCATCGTCCACGAGGCGGGGGTGCCGGCCGGGGTGTTCAACCTGGTCACCGGCCTCGGCGCCGACGCCGGCGCGCCGCTGGCCGAGCACCCGCTGGTGGACAAGCTGGCCTTCACCGGCAGCGTGCCGACCGGGCGCCGGGTGATGCAGGCCGCCTCCCGCGAGATCAAGAACCTCAGCCTGGAGCTGGGTGGCAAGTCGCCCTTTATCGTGTTCGCCGACAGCGACATCGCGGCGGCGGTGGAGTGGATCCTGTTCGGCATCTTCTGGAACCAGGGCCAGGTCTGCTCGGCCACCTCGCGGGTGCTGGTGCAGCGTGCGCTGTACCCGGCGCTGCTCGAACGGCTGGTCGCGGAGACGGCCAAGATCCGTATCGGCAACGGCCTGGAGGCGGGCGTGCTGCTTGGCCCGCTGGTCAGCCTCGGGCAGTACGAAAAGGTGCTGGCCGCCATCGAGTCCGGCCGCGCCAGCGGTGCACGCCTGCTGCACGGCGGCGAGCGCCCGGCCGGGCTGGAGCAGGGCTACTACCTAAGCCCGACGATCTTCGCCGACGTGCCCACCGATAGCGACATCTGGCGCGAGGAAATCTTCGGCCCGGTGGTCTGCCTGCGCGCCTTCGACGACGAGGCCGAGGCCCTGCGCCTGGCCAACGATTCGCCCTTCGGCCTGGCGGCGGCGGTGATGTCGCGCGACCTGCCGCGCGCCGAGCGGGTGGCTCGGCGCCTGCGCGCCGGCATCGTGTGGATCAACTGTTCGCAGCCGACCTTCACCGAGGCGCCCTGGGGTGGCTACAAGCAGAGCGGCATCGGCCGCGAGCTGGGCCAGTGGGGTTTCGACAGCTACCGCGAGGTGAAACAGATCACCCGTTACGACAGCGACCAGCCCTGGGGCTGGTACATCAAGTGAGAGGTGCGTCGGTCCCCGCATGGCTGGCGCGCTGCAGTGCAGGTCGCTGACCAGGGCGGTTCTGGCGGTAGCGGCTGCGCAGGGCGTGAGCACGTCCTGCTGATCGTCAATTTACGGCAGTAGCCGCGCCCCGTGAGGGGGGCGGTTCGTATTCATCGTGGTTAAACCCTTCATGGAGATACCTCATGAGTCGCAAGTCCCGTCGTAGCAATTCCCCCCTGGCCCGCCTGTTCCGTCGTCTGCAGTGGGCCCATCACGAATCCGAGCGCACCGGCATGCCGGTGGACGAACTGCTCGACCTGCAACGCGAGCAGGAGCGCCTGGCCAATAGCCAGCGCCAGCAGCGTCGCGATTTCCTCAAGACCCTCGGTGCCGGCGTCGCCGGAGCCAGCCTGCTCGGTGGGCTCAGCCCGGCCCTGGCGGCCATGGGCGGGCAGGGCAACGGCCCCGGGCGAGTGATCGTCATCGGCGCCGGCCTGGCCGGCCTGCGCTGCGCCCACCGGCTCAAGCAGTACGGCTATGGCTGCACCCTCTA
The window above is part of the Pseudomonas alcaligenes genome. Proteins encoded here:
- a CDS encoding NTP transferase domain-containing protein gives rise to the protein MSNSPAFPTLALILAAGQGTRMRSNLPKVMHQVGNRPLLGHVLATAEQAGIEHLAVVLGPDSPAVFDYVQQVAPRARRFVQRERLGTAHAVLAARPALQAHAEGCVLVLFGDSPLIGVHTLERLRQTLIDGAAVAVAGFTTEQPGPYGRLLVEEGRLKAIREAKDASPEELAINLCNGGVMGFRADHCLWLLERIGNANAQGEYYLTDAVELANAAGLAVVAVEVEEEEILGVNDREQLHAAEQVFQRRRRSRAMREGVTLAAADTVYFSADTELEADVRIEPCVVFGPGVRVGRGAHIAAFSRLEHIRIEAAATA
- a CDS encoding OprD family porin, translating into MYMNKLSMLTLAIAAATTQLAHAAEVVDDDSKAVGTELLAQGLQDSSQAQSRGFVEDAKLTLLSRNMVFYKNLRNNDAAAQNYRSDWSQAEMLTYTSGYTQGTVGVGLDAFANGAVRLNGGGGTGGSSNLPVDGSHCDENAFGETISCQGQDSYGMVGGAVKLRISETELKVGDLNPQSPVFGTWDGYLMPAHTNGVMFSSNEIKDLALQGGHFTSGNAENSSNRDGNLGTIYGYTRVDRADYIGGDYTFSETLSGGLHAANFEDVWHQYYADLYHFLALGEGTSLLTSFNYYKTDDAGDARAGEINNDSFSVSLALTTGAHTFTFAHQRINGDTPFDYLGISGFDGADNGVNGANPLGAYNGGGSIWLANSSQWCDFNAPGEKSYKLQYDLDASSLGVPGLSFMARYVTGKDSDGSGADPTGAYAWEAGVVDGEEWERDIQVAYVVQDGSAKGLSFKLRQATYRGNSAANLNAGDDNEEVRFITEYPLDIL
- a CDS encoding aldehyde dehydrogenase family protein is translated as MDIYQHLYIDGQWTLPIQGGSFASLDPSDESLLAQVPAATAEDVDRAVRAARRAFDDGPWPRLSGAQRGEVLRAIAAGIRRRLPQLARLEVRDNGKPLPEAEWDLGDAAGCFDYYADLAEAADRAPRQGIALADERFSSWVEREPVGVVGAIIPWNFPLLMAAWKVAPALAAGCCIVLKPSELTPLTALELAAIVHEAGVPAGVFNLVTGLGADAGAPLAEHPLVDKLAFTGSVPTGRRVMQAASREIKNLSLELGGKSPFIVFADSDIAAAVEWILFGIFWNQGQVCSATSRVLVQRALYPALLERLVAETAKIRIGNGLEAGVLLGPLVSLGQYEKVLAAIESGRASGARLLHGGERPAGLEQGYYLSPTIFADVPTDSDIWREEIFGPVVCLRAFDDEAEALRLANDSPFGLAAAVMSRDLPRAERVARRLRAGIVWINCSQPTFTEAPWGGYKQSGIGRELGQWGFDSYREVKQITRYDSDQPWGWYIK